The proteins below come from a single Gossypium raimondii isolate GPD5lz chromosome 2, ASM2569854v1, whole genome shotgun sequence genomic window:
- the LOC105787716 gene encoding cytochrome c oxidase subunit 6a, mitochondrial: MAMASVRSGLLRAALRGGSRPTAPPKRGFASSSHHDDAYETAKWEKITYLGVATCTVLAIYNLSKGHPHHEEPPAYPYLHIRNKEFPWGPDGLFETKEHH; encoded by the exons ATGGCGATGGCGAGTGTGCGATCTGGTCTCCTCCGAGCAGCCCTTCGCGGCGGCTCTCGTCCTACTGCTCCTCCCAAGCGTGGCTTCGCTTCCTCTTCTCATCACGATGATGCTT aTGAAACGGCAAAATGGGAAAAGATAACATATTTAGGTGTTGCTACTTGCACTGTTTTAGCGATTTATAATCTATCAAAAGGTCATCCCCACCATGAAGAGCCTCCT GCATACCCATATTTGCACATTCGCAATAAGGAGTTCCCATGGG GTCCGGATGGTCTGTTTGAGACAAAGGAGCATCACTAG